In the Haloterrigena turkmenica DSM 5511 genome, TCGGTCCCCGAGGAGTTCGAGGGCCGTCAGTTCCACGTTCACAACCCGCAGGTGACACTCATGCGGACGACGCCCGAGGAAAACGCCGAACTCGGGGAGATCATCTCCGAGAAGCTCAACGACGCGACCGGACCCACCGCGCTCGTCCTTCCCCTCGAGGGCGTCTCGGCGATCGACGTCGAGGGAGAGGACTTCTATGATCCCGAGGCCGACGCGGCGCTGTTCGACGCGCTCCGGTCGTCGCTCGAAGACGACGTCGAACTCCTCGAGATGGAGACCGACATCAACGACGAGGCCTTCGCGGCGAAACTGGCGGAGACCCTCGACGGGTACATGCGAGAGGCTGGACGAGCCCCGTAAGGTGGTCACGGACCGACCGCTCACTGCCATCGGCTGCTCGGTGGCAGACGGTTCGGTCCTCGGCGAACCGGTAAGCGACCGTGTGCAGAGCGCGAGACGTCGTAGCAGATCTCCGCTGGTGTGCGATCCGATAATTCGCTCGAGTTCGGCAGCACAGCTAGCGCCGCACTGATCCTCGTCGCATCGCGGACACCGATAACCGTCCAGTACCGGGCGTGAGCAACGTCATTGAGGGGTACAATCTAACAATTTGAGCGCTTGTGACCTCCAGCAGACTGACCCAACGGGCGGCTCCGACGGCCACTCGAGCATTGTTTGATCCTGACCGAAATTTACACACGTCTACTCCACATTACGGCCAGTATGACACCGACCGTTCACGAACTCAGGAACGAAATCAGAACGGCAACTGGCCGATTCGAACGCGAGGTTTCGACCACGTTCACGAAGGAAGATCTCGCGGCCATTTGCGACGCCGTAAACTACGACATCGACGCGAATTCTCTTCCGTCGAAGCCGCAGATGCGAGCCGGGATTCTCTATCAGATCGGTGAACTCGATGACGATGCTCCAGATAGCACACAGAATCCGTTCAAGAAGGCAGAGCTCGTGCGTATAGCGGACACAGTTAGAGACGACTAGCACTGTTCGGGAACCGATGTAACGCAGTGGCTCGTGATCTACCGAGAATTTTCCACGGACAGAGTATCTGGGTGCGTCGGACCCGATGAGCACGTAATCGACGAGGCGAGGATTCTGGTGTCGTCTGTAGGCGTCAGTTCGGGTCGTCGGGGTTCGTCGCTGTCGAGTCGATAGATGTCCCTGACTGTGTCAAAGTCATCACCGAACGTACCGGTAGCCGAGCCCCTCGGTGGACACAGGAAAACTTCCAGTAGCTGATAGCACGGTTTCTTTGTCGGCCACAGAGCTATCCGACTGGAGAGCCAACATTCGAGGATGGCAGACGATAAGCGCGGTCGAGACAAGCAAGCACACGACGCTGAAAGACGCCAGCGAGAGCGTGAGCTCGCCACAGAACTGGAGCGCGGGGACGAAATAGAGCCACCGGTGGAAGCGGAGCAACTCGCCGATTTTGAGGCGGAACTCGAAGAGCTGACATTCCCGGCGACGGGAATCGAGGTCGTCGAGGCGATCGGCGATCGTGAGCTCGGATCGGCCGAGGGGAGCTACAGTATCGAGGAACTAGTCCCGGAGACAGACGAGGAGACGTTCGACTCTCCAGCTGCCGTTCGGGTGCAGGTACAGCGGCCGACAGTCGCCGCGGCCATGAAACGGGTCGTGGAAGCCAGCGAGACGCTCCGGAATTCGGATTTCAGTTGGACACAGCGCAAGGCGTACGAGAAGACCTTCCGGGAACTCAAAGCGATCGACGCCGATGACGACGATGAAGGGATCCAAGCCATCGGCGACTGGATCGTCGAGCGAATCCGCGACAAAGAAACGCTCCCG is a window encoding:
- a CDS encoding DUF5789 family protein encodes the protein MADDKRGRDKQAHDAERRQRERELATELERGDEIEPPVEAEQLADFEAELEELTFPATGIEVVEAIGDRELGSAEGSYSIEELVPETDEETFDSPAAVRVQVQRPTVAAAMKRVVEASETLRNSDFSWTQRKAYEKTFRELKAIDADDDDEGIQAIGDWIVERIRDKETLPTSRAVRREAAKFCRKNGYQVRNDEWLGI